In Malus sylvestris chromosome 15, drMalSylv7.2, whole genome shotgun sequence, a single genomic region encodes these proteins:
- the LOC126602535 gene encoding protein NRT1/ PTR FAMILY 8.2-like yields the protein MVLLTVSASVDSFRPPPCTVRPCNQATNSQTALLYGALGLIALGTGGIKPCVSSFGADQFDEADSREMVKKYSFFNWFFFAINMGALFGITVLVYIQDKKGWTWGFGIPTGLMICSVVILAAGVRYYRYQKPMGSPFTRFIQVVVASVRNHWSGVEVARDAQLYEVKTDKSDIFGVRKLAHTAQYKFLDKAAVMTDPEGNPKSRWMLCTVTQVEEFKCFIRVLPIWASTIALALSFSQLSTFFVSQASKTDRKLGHNFEIPAGSVPFFAAINALILVPIYEKFMVPIIRKRTGHPRGMTSLQRMGVGLFVSIFAMASAALVEKKRRDELSPLSKMSVFWLLPQFFLMGTAEVFTYVGQLEFFYDEATDGTRSISSAMFLSEIGIGSWLSTALVKIIEGTTGGVQEGWLRNDLNKSKLNYFYWILTAINGVNFLVYLWVARYYKGRHGTSTSVIDEDEE from the exons ATGGTCTTGTTGACAGTATCAGCCTCCGTAGACAGCTTTCGTCCACCGCCATGCACGGTTCGACCATGCAACCAAGCTACCAATAGCCAGACGGCCTTACTCTACGGCGCGCTTGGTCTCATCGCCCTTGGAACCGGCGGCATAAAACCGTGTGTTTCGTCCTTTGGGGCCGATCAATTCGACGAGGCTGATTCAAGAGAAATGGTAAAGAAATACTCGTTCTTCAATTGGTTCTTCTTTGCCATAAACATGGGCGCACTCTTTGGGATCACGGTATTGGTTTACATACAAGATAAGAAGGGGTGGACATGGGGTTTCGGAATCCCGACGGGGTTGATGATCTGCTCCGTCGTCATCCTTGCCGCGGGTGTTCGGTACTATCGTTATCAGAAGCCTATGGGGAGTCCTTTCACCAGATTTATTCAGGTTGTTGTGGCCTCAGTGAGGAACCATTGGAGCGGAGTTGAGGTGGCGCGTGATGCTCAGCTTTATGAGGTTAAGACTGACAAGTCTGATATCTTCGGTGTCCGGAAGCTAGCGCACACTGCACAGTACAA GTTTTTGGACAAGGCAGCTGTGATGACAGACCCAGAGGGCAACCCAAAGAGTCGTTGGATGCTATGTACAGTGACCCAAGTAGAAGAATTCAAATGCTTCATTAGGGTTCTCCCCATATGGGCATCAACCATAGCTCTCGCCCTATCATTCTCTCAACTCTCAACCTTCTTCGTCAGCCAAGCCAGCAAAACCGACCGCAAACTGGGCCATAACTTTGAAATCCCAGCAGGCTCTGTCCCCTTCTTCGCAGCTATCAACGCCCTAATCCTCGTCCCCATTTACGAAAAGTTTATGGTCCCAATCATTCGCAAACGCACAGGCCACCCGCGTGGCATGACATCGTTACAGCGAATGGGGGTCGGACTCTTTGTCTCCATATTCGCCATGGCCTCGGCTGCCTTGGTCGAGAAGAAACGCCGAGATGAGTTGAGTCCGTTGAGCAAAATGAGCGTGTTTTGGTTGCTTCCGCAGTTCTTCCTCATGGGGACCGCCGAGGTTTTTACGTACGTTGGACAGTTGGAGTTTTTTTACGATGAGGCCACGGACGGTACTAGGAGCATTAGTAGTGCGATGTTTTTGAGTGAGATTGGGATCGGGAGTTGGCTGAGCACGGCGCTTGTTAAGATCATTGAGGGTACGACCGGCGGAGTACAAGAAGGTTGGCTGAGGAATGATTTGAATAAGAGCAAGCTTAATTACTTTTATTGGATCTTGACCGCCATTAATGGGGTTAATTTCTTGGTGTATTTGTGGGTGGCTCGGTATTACAAAGGCAGGCACGGTACTAGCACTAGTGTGATAGATGAGGACGAAGAGTGA
- the LOC126605818 gene encoding uncharacterized protein LOC126605818 — protein sequence MVDKRDNGYPPTKHKSTMNMVERGRSKPKCKGPRLIFSQPYPTHKVKQKYAELMLIPNPNENHPRLIPPSIDDEESGIASCTSLWCTSITDTGDFTKSRNEMAEVEIEELVVHLERNMDFSTMEHGVKLVGKVLANKTLNKWGVRNILRSSWKGLGEIDIKWVKDNTFIITVQDESTAINILKQVLGRL from the exons ATGGTAGACAAGAGGGATAATGGGTACCCACCCACCAAACATAAAAGCACAATGAATATGGTGGAGCGTGGCAGATCGAAACCGAAGTGCAAAGGCCCCCGCCTTATTTTCTCTCAACCATATCCAACCCATAAAGTGAAGCAGAAATACGCAGAGTTAATGCTGATACCTAACCCAAACGAAAACCATCCAAGACTAATTCCTCCGAGCATTGATGATGAG GAATCGGGGATAGCCTCCTGTACCTCGTTGTGGTGTACTTCAATTACAGATACTGGGGATTTTACTAAGTCTCGGAACGAGATGGCTGAAGTCGAGATCGAGGAACTCGTGGTTCATCTGGAAAGAAATATGGACTTTTCCACTATGGAACACGGAGTCAAACTTGTGGGTAAGGTACTGGCAAACAAAACGTTGAATAAATGGGGTGTTCGAAACATTCTAAGGTCATCCTGGAAAGGGCTGGGAGAGATAGACATCAAGTGGGTCAAAGACAACACGTTTATCATCACGGTTCAAGATGAAAGTACTGCTATAAACATACTAAAGCAGGTGCTTGGGCGGTTATGA
- the LOC126602537 gene encoding protein WALLS ARE THIN 1-like — MADAAGSASAKRMCSVPERLQLHGAMLALQFGYAGFHVVSRAALNMGISKLVFPVYRNIIALLLLLPFAYFLEKKDRPAITLNFLIQFFLLALVGITANQGFYLLGLDNTSPTFASAIQNSVPAITFLMAAILRIEHVRLNRKDGIAKVLGTVFCVAGASVITLYKGPTIYSPTPPLQMMRLMSSTTTSAISSTSSSAIVSTLSSLGDAKGKSWTLGCLYLIGHCLSWSGWLVLQAPVLKKYPARLSVTSYTCFFGLIQFIIIAAVFERDGQAWIFHNGGEVFSILYAGVVASGIAFAVQIWCIDRGGPVFVAVYQPVQTLVVAIMASVALGEEFYLGGIIGAVLIIVGLYLVLWGKNEERKFAQLITQASGRVGSQSTPEHTNNRKIQTKASLTQPLIPPSTENV, encoded by the exons ATGGCGGACGCAGCAGGTTCGGCCTCTGCAAAGAGAATGTGTTCGGTGCCTGAGAGGCTCCAACTGCATGGTGCCATGCTGGCCTTGCAGTTTGGCTATGCAGGTTTTCATGTCGTCTCAAGAGCTGCCCTAAACATGGGCATTAGCAAGCTCGTTTTCCCAGTTTACAGAAACATCATagctcttctcctcctccttccctttgcctatTTTCTAGAGAA GAAGGACAGGCCTGCAATCACTCTAAACTTTCTCATCCAGTTCTTCCTCCTTGCGCTTGTTGG AATTACAGCAAACCAAGGATTCTACTTGCTGGGGTTAGACAACACATCACCCACCTTTGCTTCTGCAATCCAAAACTCCGTCCCTGCCATTACCTTCCTCATGGCAGCCATACTCCG GATAGAGCACGTAAGACTGAACCGAAAAGATGGTATTGCCAAGGTGCTCGGAACGGTCTTCTGCGTCGCCGGAGCGTCTGTAATCACGCTCTACAAGGGCCCCACCATATACAGTCCAACTCCTCCACTCCAGATGATGAGATTGATGAGCAGTACTACTACCTCTGCAATCTCATCAACATCTTCGTCAGCAATAGTGTCGACTCTCTCATCGCTTGGCGATGCAAAGGGGAAGAGCTGGACTCTGGGCTGCCTCTACCTGATCGGACACTGCCTGTCGTGGTCCGGTTGGCTCGTGTTGCAGGCGCCGGTTCTGAAGAAGTACCCGGCCAGGCTCTCAGTGACATCGTACACGTGTTTCTTTGGGCTGATACAGTTCATCATAATTGCTGCAGTTTTTGAGAGAGACGGTCAGGCTTGGATCTTTCACAACGGTGGTGAAGTCTTCAGCATTCTCTACGCG GGAGTGGTTGCATCAGGGATCGCATTCGCTGTACAGATATGGTGCATCGACAGAGGGGGCCCTGTCTTCGTGGCCGTATATCAACCTGTTCAGACCCTCGTTGTCGCTATAATGGCCTCCGTCGCTTTGGGAGAAGAGTTCTACTTGGGCGG GATCATTGGGGCAGTGCTGATCATAGTGGGACTATACCTTGTGCTGTGGGGTAAAAACGAAGAAAGAAAGTTCGCTCAACTAATTACTCAAGCAAGCGGCAGGGTTGGAAGCCAGTCCACTCCAGAGCACACAAACAACAGGAAAATCCAAACCAAAGCGTCCCTCACTCAGCCACTCATCCCTCCATCCACCGAAAATGTTTGA
- the LOC126605353 gene encoding transcription initiation factor IIF subunit beta-like: MGVEKRERDSTEEERGNSSSSTRNLDTGRAEAPVWLMKCPVVVAKSWSSHNPADPHPIAKVVLSFDPLRADDPTAMEFKMEMPDSAAANLPKSYSLNMYKDFVPMCVFSETNQGKVSVEGKVDHKFDMKPHGTNIEEYGKLCRERTNKSMIKNRQIQMIDNDRGVLMRPMPGMIGLVSSTSKDKKKTAPVKQSDMKRTRRDRGELEDIVFKLFEQKQPNWTLKQLVQETNQPAQFLKEILNELCVYNKRGTNQGTYELKPEYKKSVEDTEE; this comes from the exons ATGGGCgtcgagaagagagagagagattcgaCGGAGGAGGAGCGCGGGAACAGTAGCAGCAGCACCCGGAACTTGGACACAGGGAGGGCGGAGGCTCCGGTGTGGCTGATGAAGTGCCCGGTGGTCGTCGCCAAGTCGTGGAGCTCCCACAACCCCGCCGATCCCCACCCAATCGCCAAAGTCGTCCTCTCCTTCGATCCCCTACGCGCCGACGACCCCACTGCCATGGAG TTCAAGATGGAGATGCCTGACTCTGCAGCTGCAAATTTGCCGAAAAGTTATTCATTGAATATGTATAAGGACTTTGTTCCCATGTGCGTTTTCTCCGAAACAAATCAAG GCAAAGTTTCTGTGGAAGGTAAAGTGGATCACAAGTTTGATATGAAGCCCCACGGTACTAACATTGAGGAGTATGGGAAGCTGTGTCGTGAAAGGACAAACAAGTCCATGATCAAGAATAGACAAATACAG ATGATCGATAATGACCGAGGAGTACTTATGAGGCCCATGCCTGGGATGATTGGCTTGGTTTCATCCACTTCAAAG GATAAGAAGAAAACTGCACCGGTTAAACAATCAGACATGAAAAGGACTAGAAGAGATCGTGGGGAGCTGGAGGATATAGTGTTCAAGTTATTTGAACAAAAACAACCAAACTGGACCTTGAAGCAGCTGGTGCAAGAAACCAATCAACCTGCG CAATTCTTGAAAGAGATACTGAATGAGCTGTGTGTGTACAACAAAAGGGGAACCAACCAGGGTACTTATGAGCTTAAGCCGGAATACAAGAAATCTGTCGAGGATACTGAAGAATAA